From the genome of Pseudobacteriovorax antillogorgiicola, one region includes:
- a CDS encoding phytanoyl-CoA dioxygenase family protein yields the protein MRLSQAQIDEFYEIGFLVLENLFHPEEIDQIGKSFDIIAKLASRRKTTFHMNGTQFVVNGDRIDRVVWCAGVQPQLLEFAHSKRLLGPVSQILGSQQISQLICQAHFKFPKDGVAFPWHQDSEHRKFGSEYWSDINGLGSYVQCLLAVDDVTPENGPVHFVPRSCQQGHLYLEKHPEQRESFQKGAYTTPELKAGSLVLFGPYTVHGSQANSSLKPRRVFINGFCYPGANRFSYPGCDTGLMIDVPQS from the coding sequence ATGAGACTAAGTCAGGCACAAATCGATGAGTTCTACGAAATCGGATTTCTGGTCTTGGAAAATCTCTTTCACCCTGAAGAGATCGATCAGATTGGAAAATCTTTTGATATCATTGCCAAACTTGCCAGTCGCCGTAAAACGACTTTCCACATGAATGGGACGCAGTTTGTTGTAAATGGCGACCGGATTGATCGGGTTGTCTGGTGTGCAGGAGTGCAGCCTCAGTTGCTTGAGTTCGCTCACTCCAAACGACTCTTGGGTCCTGTATCTCAAATTCTTGGTTCCCAGCAGATTAGTCAACTGATCTGCCAGGCCCACTTTAAATTTCCAAAGGATGGTGTGGCGTTTCCCTGGCATCAAGATAGCGAACATCGGAAGTTCGGCTCTGAGTATTGGTCGGATATCAATGGTTTGGGTAGCTACGTTCAATGTCTGCTAGCAGTCGATGATGTGACACCTGAAAATGGTCCCGTTCACTTTGTTCCTCGTAGTTGCCAGCAAGGCCATCTTTACCTAGAGAAGCATCCTGAGCAGCGCGAGTCATTTCAAAAGGGCGCCTACACGACTCCAGAGTTGAAGGCTGGTTCCTTGGTTTTGTTTGGTCCTTATACTGTTCACGGCAGTCAAGCAAACAGTTCTCTAAAGCCCCGCAGGGTGTTTATTAACGGCTTCTGCTACCCTGGAGCCAATCGATTCTCTTATCCTGGGTGCGATACTGGTCTGATGATAGACGTTCCTCAATCCTAG
- a CDS encoding LysR family transcriptional regulator ArgP, with protein MYDYKLLAAMASVIHKGGFDHAAKHLHITQSAVSQRVRQLEEDVGRPLLIRSSPPTPTELGRLLMAHFMKVNLLESELKEQIDPKGPRAFTHLSVAINRDSLALWFIEAMGQFLQDENIVLEVLAEDQELTHEHLKAGRVFGCVSARHTPLQGCQVEKLGTMTFYLTATPDFADKWFTKGVGQKSLLKAPGVIFDDKDHMLHDFLAKKFRITLETPPLHVIPALAEYERFITAGLGYGLLAKSQVEEKFADGSLVDLAPGRNLPLDLYWHSWQLQSEVGAKFTKTLLKHAPPLLR; from the coding sequence ATGTATGATTATAAGTTACTAGCTGCTATGGCATCGGTCATTCATAAGGGTGGTTTTGATCATGCGGCCAAACACCTGCACATCACCCAGTCCGCTGTTTCCCAACGGGTCCGGCAGCTAGAAGAGGATGTGGGCCGACCACTGCTGATCAGATCGTCGCCGCCGACTCCCACCGAGCTAGGCCGCCTTCTGATGGCTCATTTTATGAAAGTAAACCTTCTTGAAAGTGAACTCAAAGAGCAGATTGATCCTAAGGGCCCCCGTGCGTTCACTCATCTATCAGTGGCTATCAATCGGGATAGTTTAGCTCTCTGGTTCATCGAAGCTATGGGGCAGTTTCTACAAGACGAAAATATCGTCCTAGAAGTCCTAGCCGAGGATCAGGAGCTAACCCATGAGCACCTTAAGGCAGGTCGTGTCTTCGGTTGCGTGAGCGCGCGGCATACCCCGTTACAAGGGTGCCAGGTAGAGAAACTCGGCACCATGACCTTCTATCTCACTGCTACACCGGACTTTGCTGACAAGTGGTTCACGAAAGGAGTGGGCCAAAAATCACTTCTCAAAGCTCCTGGGGTCATATTTGACGACAAGGATCACATGCTTCATGACTTTCTAGCTAAGAAATTTAGGATTACTCTGGAAACGCCGCCCTTGCATGTGATTCCAGCACTGGCTGAGTACGAGCGATTTATCACCGCAGGACTGGGTTATGGCCTTCTGGCTAAGTCGCAGGTAGAGGAAAAGTTTGCCGATGGTAGCCTAGTTGATCTAGCTCCAGGGAGAAATCTCCCATTGGATCTTTACTGGCATTCCTGGCAGCTACAGTCGGAGGTAGGAGCAAAGTTCACCAAGACCTTGCTGAAACATGCCCCTCCCCTACTTCGCTAG
- a CDS encoding ADP-ribosyltransferase, translating into MRLLFIVTISLFAWAESSIAQQPSTMIDGFKVFHQPGTTISNDDISHLQFLRDTSAAEANEIYLKNEVLPYDFDGAKLRANRLSNSERTAIKTYTKDSRDINTLLRTNEIPDGSLASRKALKKSIGSIKKGAKKLPLREGRVFRAVKDNGMIQGLRRGLGIQEGEGLSIGIGSIIGDNAFQSSTSSLSFHRSAQFFNQPDDIISYELVSKSGRELPFAPNILTETFQPQFEVLFPNGSQFQIESVVFTQDGRRTIAHIKATELETIDRETQFFNMHEGKVATKNFDFDPIASSTGCFGRRVRRSLSSICNTEESDPWNSRVESELTETEAEISIITRQIEEFGSEAEIESSILLRSKSLWKKSLGKASKIARRAATRVGEQITEGIPGLEELAVALWVMDMIDTFGSEESNGLDKAASVLGIVPVVGELMFGIDQAYHQQQAYNRLSEFEHGKHYIYDLNDATIKALDLEKSQYRAYLNNYKKHLKSVIFEELKRNLILKYSNDYEKYAQRLHSTLDASQRLIRKQRHYIIDDESYAELSDQYYRVLLKVQSQLTARKLKLLKDAEEEFLRLSKNFIQSHGNMIAGKLYEHVENIAITEWQTQELRRIQDAPGCFKQSVERRTINYSCYSCNFWCTIAMGFVAADLGETKYHTVHFDPSKDEILNSIAPSLSPAELTHDSKFEPLTHPDQWQVMNLKTTLAESIKELIKNNHQTSADLSFTNPLAVPLTKENPELAKFVIEQSEIDSSLPQLTEKASHYLKRQAEQLQEGHSEKFGIFNPWLQYWHKEGRISYSLNSEIVPGIFVVPYDCSERKLFCMDLIGAHTFEDLTQ; encoded by the coding sequence TTGCGCCTATTATTTATTGTAACCATTTCTTTGTTCGCATGGGCGGAATCCTCTATCGCTCAGCAGCCATCAACCATGATTGATGGCTTCAAGGTCTTTCACCAACCAGGAACGACTATTTCAAATGACGACATTTCCCATCTTCAGTTTCTAAGGGATACCAGTGCTGCAGAAGCCAATGAAATATACCTAAAAAATGAAGTTCTGCCCTATGACTTCGATGGAGCAAAGCTACGTGCCAACCGTCTATCTAATAGTGAACGTACTGCTATCAAGACCTATACCAAAGATAGTCGAGATATCAATACTCTCCTTCGTACCAACGAGATTCCAGATGGATCCCTAGCCAGTAGAAAGGCTCTTAAGAAGTCCATTGGCTCAATAAAAAAGGGAGCTAAAAAACTACCTCTTAGGGAAGGCCGGGTCTTCAGAGCAGTGAAAGATAACGGTATGATTCAAGGCTTGAGACGTGGCCTAGGTATTCAAGAGGGAGAAGGTCTCTCCATTGGAATTGGCTCCATAATTGGCGATAATGCCTTTCAATCATCGACTAGCAGCCTTAGCTTTCACAGATCAGCTCAGTTTTTCAACCAACCCGATGATATTATCTCCTATGAATTGGTTAGTAAGAGTGGGCGGGAACTACCCTTCGCTCCCAATATTCTTACTGAAACCTTCCAACCTCAGTTTGAAGTCTTGTTTCCAAACGGAAGCCAATTCCAAATTGAATCTGTAGTATTCACGCAAGATGGGAGACGAACAATTGCCCATATTAAAGCAACGGAACTGGAAACCATTGACCGAGAAACTCAGTTCTTCAATATGCATGAGGGTAAGGTTGCTACAAAAAATTTTGATTTTGATCCCATTGCTTCGAGCACAGGATGCTTTGGCCGTCGAGTCCGTAGATCCCTATCATCGATATGCAACACAGAAGAATCTGACCCCTGGAATTCTAGAGTTGAATCGGAGCTAACAGAAACAGAAGCTGAGATATCAATCATCACACGACAGATTGAAGAGTTTGGTAGCGAGGCTGAAATAGAGAGTTCGATTCTCTTACGCAGCAAGTCTCTTTGGAAGAAATCTCTCGGCAAAGCTAGCAAGATAGCGCGACGGGCTGCGACGCGGGTTGGAGAGCAGATCACAGAAGGAATACCAGGGCTTGAAGAGCTAGCTGTGGCTCTATGGGTCATGGATATGATCGATACTTTTGGTAGTGAGGAGTCTAACGGTCTAGATAAGGCTGCCTCTGTTCTAGGCATCGTGCCCGTCGTTGGTGAGCTTATGTTTGGAATCGATCAAGCTTATCACCAGCAACAGGCCTATAATCGATTGAGTGAATTCGAGCATGGCAAACATTATATTTACGATCTTAACGACGCCACGATCAAGGCTTTAGATCTTGAAAAAAGCCAGTATCGAGCCTATCTAAACAACTATAAAAAACACCTTAAATCAGTTATCTTTGAAGAGCTCAAACGCAATCTCATCTTAAAATATAGTAACGATTATGAAAAGTATGCTCAACGACTCCACAGCACCTTAGATGCCAGTCAAAGACTCATACGCAAGCAAAGGCATTATATCATTGATGATGAGTCTTATGCCGAACTTAGCGATCAGTACTATAGAGTGCTTTTAAAGGTACAATCGCAGCTCACAGCCCGCAAATTAAAGCTTCTGAAAGATGCGGAGGAAGAATTCCTACGGCTCAGCAAAAATTTTATCCAAAGCCATGGCAATATGATTGCAGGCAAACTCTACGAACATGTTGAAAATATTGCCATCACTGAGTGGCAAACGCAGGAACTACGTCGCATCCAAGATGCGCCTGGCTGCTTTAAGCAATCAGTGGAACGCCGTACGATCAATTACTCCTGCTACTCTTGCAACTTCTGGTGTACGATTGCCATGGGTTTTGTTGCTGCTGACCTTGGCGAGACGAAATACCATACAGTCCACTTCGATCCGAGCAAGGATGAAATTCTAAATAGTATTGCTCCGAGCTTAAGCCCAGCAGAGCTGACCCATGACTCTAAATTTGAGCCACTAACACATCCGGATCAGTGGCAAGTTATGAACCTAAAGACTACGTTGGCCGAAAGCATCAAGGAATTGATCAAGAATAACCATCAAACCTCAGCTGACCTTTCTTTTACAAATCCTCTCGCAGTACCGCTAACAAAGGAAAATCCAGAGCTAGCTAAGTTTGTCATCGAGCAAAGCGAGATAGATTCTTCTCTTCCGCAGCTTACTGAAAAGGCTAGCCATTATCTGAAGAGACAAGCTGAGCAACTACAAGAAGGCCATAGCGAAAAATTTGGAATATTTAACCCCTGGCTTCAGTATTGGCATAAAGAGGGTAGAATTTCCTACAGCCTTAACTCTGAAATTGTTCCTGGGATATTTGTCGTGCCCTATGATTGTTCAGAGCGAAAACTCTTCTGTATGGACCTTATCGGGGCTCATACATTCGAAGATCTCACGCAGTAG
- a CDS encoding DUF3820 family protein, with amino-acid sequence MELKPDDLFALANQKMPFGKFEGRPLIDLPEPYVLWLSNQGPIKGRFKELIEQLCAIKVNGLEHLIQPLKGKSPPRQQS; translated from the coding sequence GTGGAACTAAAGCCTGATGATCTTTTTGCTTTGGCTAACCAAAAAATGCCCTTTGGCAAGTTCGAGGGAAGGCCTTTGATCGACCTTCCCGAGCCCTATGTCTTATGGTTATCAAATCAAGGGCCCATCAAAGGCCGCTTCAAAGAGCTCATCGAACAGCTTTGTGCGATCAAGGTCAATGGACTCGAACACCTCATCCAACCACTTAAGGGTAAATCTCCTCCGAGGCAACAATCCTGA
- a CDS encoding MBL fold metallo-hydrolase has protein sequence MIFRQLFEQESSTYTYLLADEASKDGVIIDPVVEMHRRDAALIRELGIKLIYSLDTHCHADHITGSWQLKEAFGCKIGLGSANRVNNVDNLFDNGETITFGKHSLKVLETPGHTDGCVSFVLDDQSRVFTGDSLLIRGCGRTDFQGGDPAKLYQSIQNQLFTLPEHCLVYPGHDYNGRCSSSIGEEKAFNPRIGGAASEKDFVGYMKHMKLPHPKKIAMALPANLNSGRIEGQEETVPQWAPLEHNFGGILQIDPQWLANNLDQVVVVDVRDDDEFNNELGHLPQALHIPLGQLEDSMSKLSKDKAIVTVCRSGRRSALASLALQKAGFEKVANLKDGMLAWTELGFPIAS, from the coding sequence ATGATATTTCGCCAGCTATTTGAGCAAGAATCGTCCACGTACACCTATTTATTGGCAGATGAAGCCAGCAAGGACGGAGTGATCATCGATCCCGTGGTTGAGATGCATCGACGTGATGCTGCTTTAATCCGTGAATTGGGCATCAAACTGATTTACAGCCTCGATACCCATTGTCACGCTGATCACATTACCGGCTCTTGGCAACTCAAGGAAGCCTTCGGCTGTAAGATCGGATTGGGTTCTGCCAATCGGGTCAATAATGTTGACAATCTTTTTGACAATGGTGAGACCATTACCTTTGGCAAACACTCTTTAAAGGTCTTAGAAACTCCGGGTCATACCGATGGCTGTGTGAGCTTCGTTCTCGATGATCAATCCAGGGTTTTCACTGGCGACAGCCTACTTATCCGCGGCTGCGGCCGCACAGACTTTCAGGGTGGTGATCCAGCCAAGCTCTATCAATCCATTCAAAATCAGTTGTTTACTCTCCCTGAACACTGCCTGGTTTACCCGGGTCATGATTATAACGGCCGCTGTAGCAGCTCGATTGGTGAGGAAAAAGCTTTCAATCCACGCATCGGTGGAGCTGCTAGCGAAAAAGACTTCGTCGGATATATGAAGCATATGAAGCTTCCTCATCCTAAGAAAATCGCGATGGCCTTACCCGCAAACTTGAATTCTGGTCGGATTGAAGGCCAGGAAGAGACGGTTCCTCAGTGGGCTCCATTGGAGCACAACTTTGGTGGAATCTTGCAGATTGACCCTCAGTGGCTCGCCAACAACCTCGATCAAGTGGTCGTCGTCGATGTCCGCGATGATGATGAGTTCAACAACGAACTGGGGCATTTGCCACAGGCCCTACACATCCCATTGGGACAATTGGAAGACTCTATGAGCAAGCTATCGAAAGACAAGGCCATAGTCACAGTTTGCCGCAGCGGTCGACGATCGGCACTCGCTAGCCTTGCGTTGCAAAAAGCGGGCTTTGAGAAGGTTGCCAATCTCAAGGACGGCATGCTTGCCTGGACTGAGTTAGGGTTCCCTATAGCCAGTTAG
- a CDS encoding DUF3095 family protein — protein MLNFFEQMPSFSEFDQFKNPKHYQPLPDSWTLIVADLKSSTDHIALGRYKDVNLIAAGCISQVVKCAPKIIPYSFGGDGAFVAVPQEIVEQALKRLRAYSRFVRRTLDLELRLAAFSSQDFKAAGVQVQVAKFLNGRGVQGYFRGNGLEWAERELKDQYAHNQIHLAEDESSSFKFSNIFCRWQPIPSHSGKITTLIIKNNGRTESEQQAIYEEIGLLTKNFYSAEQNRPVKVDDFKLISSFDQLRTECMLKCQSNNTLIQKLYAWRCLVLHQVVKFMIHFFNVKKGEIDFNRYRQDMTHSSDYRKYDGLLRMVVDLSPIEINGLRRTLEIMEQQGKISFGLHMSDTALMTCMVFSAVNHIHFIDGGEGGYMKAANILKAKLEKQEPQYQAVLGQ, from the coding sequence ATGCTGAACTTTTTTGAGCAAATGCCGAGCTTTTCTGAATTTGACCAGTTTAAAAACCCTAAGCACTACCAGCCTCTCCCAGATAGCTGGACGCTGATCGTGGCTGATTTAAAGTCATCCACCGATCATATAGCCCTTGGGCGGTATAAGGACGTTAACTTGATCGCTGCTGGATGTATATCACAGGTGGTCAAATGTGCTCCGAAGATCATTCCCTACTCTTTCGGCGGTGATGGTGCATTCGTTGCCGTTCCTCAAGAGATCGTCGAGCAGGCCCTCAAAAGATTGCGCGCCTACTCTCGGTTTGTACGCAGAACCTTAGACTTAGAGCTTCGTCTCGCAGCCTTCAGCAGCCAGGATTTCAAAGCAGCTGGAGTTCAAGTCCAGGTTGCTAAGTTTCTCAACGGTCGCGGTGTTCAGGGCTATTTTCGCGGTAATGGCTTAGAATGGGCTGAACGTGAGCTAAAAGATCAATACGCTCACAACCAAATACATCTGGCTGAAGACGAATCTTCAAGCTTCAAGTTCTCTAATATATTCTGCCGTTGGCAGCCGATTCCATCCCACAGCGGTAAAATAACGACGCTGATCATCAAGAACAATGGCCGAACGGAATCCGAGCAACAAGCGATATACGAAGAGATCGGGCTTTTGACAAAAAACTTCTATTCAGCGGAGCAGAACCGTCCCGTGAAAGTTGATGATTTTAAACTTATCAGCAGCTTTGACCAGCTAAGAACAGAGTGCATGCTTAAATGTCAGTCGAACAATACTCTGATTCAAAAGCTCTATGCCTGGCGTTGCCTTGTCCTACATCAAGTCGTCAAGTTCATGATCCACTTTTTCAACGTAAAAAAGGGTGAGATTGATTTTAATCGATATCGCCAGGACATGACGCATAGTAGCGACTACAGAAAATATGATGGCCTCCTGCGAATGGTCGTAGACCTTTCTCCCATCGAAATAAATGGCTTGCGACGAACGTTGGAAATCATGGAGCAGCAAGGAAAGATTAGCTTTGGTCTTCACATGTCCGACACCGCCCTGATGACTTGTATGGTTTTCTCTGCAGTCAACCATATTCATTTTATCGATGGTGGCGAAGGAGGGTATATGAAAGCTGCCAATATTCTTAAGGCTAAACTTGAAAAACAAGAACCTCAATATCAAGCTGTTTTGGGACAGTAG
- a CDS encoding LysE/ArgO family amino acid transporter, with the protein MLKETMWQAIGSGFLMQMGIIMSLGMQNLYVIKKGIRKEYPFWVALTCVACEVILVVLGVVGAGALLKLAPGMEGYLMVAAAGFLLVYGGRSLYQAIWGEKVALENPVNDRPATLVGSILAAIGFSLLNPQAIFESIIFFGGMAPKFGESAPYFLVGAVMASFVWLFSLASVTTFAIPQQPSRKTMRILEATSGGILMTIGVGLIV; encoded by the coding sequence ATGCTTAAAGAAACAATGTGGCAAGCGATTGGATCTGGATTTTTGATGCAAATGGGAATCATAATGTCTCTAGGCATGCAGAATCTTTATGTCATTAAGAAAGGCATTCGCAAGGAATATCCCTTTTGGGTGGCGCTAACCTGCGTGGCCTGTGAGGTGATTCTAGTGGTGCTAGGTGTTGTTGGAGCAGGGGCTCTGCTGAAACTCGCTCCAGGTATGGAAGGCTATTTGATGGTGGCCGCTGCTGGCTTTCTTCTCGTTTATGGGGGGCGCTCACTTTATCAAGCCATATGGGGCGAGAAAGTTGCGTTGGAGAACCCGGTGAACGACCGTCCGGCTACATTGGTAGGATCGATACTCGCAGCCATTGGCTTCAGCTTGCTGAACCCGCAGGCGATTTTTGAATCTATCATTTTCTTTGGTGGGATGGCCCCTAAGTTTGGTGAAAGTGCTCCATACTTTCTCGTGGGTGCGGTGATGGCATCTTTCGTCTGGCTGTTTTCCCTGGCGAGCGTAACGACCTTTGCGATTCCTCAGCAGCCGTCTCGCAAGACCATGCGAATTTTAGAGGCGACCAGTGGCGGCATCCTGATGACCATTGGGGTTGGGTTAATAGTTTAG
- a CDS encoding adenylate/guanylate cyclase domain-containing protein — translation MRSTPSPMSRVGGLRVIPKMFVTLLMLIAASGYGSPQTYVWEAEQPAKMVLKDHVWRYIHGGRDIDIKKIVSGEQPVSFEPIPHNHYVAPDQPNQAAVLKIEILNPTDTIQLRTLMVQANGSQTLEIYTRPPSGDVRQYWMGLASTNMSFFPRAQIVLQPGLNTVFINSPVFNYLPLWIGTDVQMDRLVERQIFFISSLFGASLVMTLGAGLVVLLFRDPLMFWYWIYAMSTSLMFFLQPNMPVLFDTNIFRIFDMNYAHVMNLSIIIELIATLSFISQYLTLKTYSPKVHKMATGYTIVMCLIVATVPVGFDVFRWIVMSYIVFITGLFIYSMFKGNPNAKKGAFSWGFYVMGLVFITAFQSENLLLGLNLGWTCFLVEMVMFGFLSLYKIYRKTLVMDQEKQHSFSQLKKLVYPSQLLQMRKGSLLEETMPIGKGCGAVLCLDIENSSKIDHEKNHLFFKEFLLKSQLLMSEGIDFKGERCQGFRIKEMGDGFLCSFGFPFEVSQNEAGKVALEFALHFEQILNDCADKYLSVDVSCGIGISLGEIGGFFPNAGIQQYDLYGKPLIKATRFQAMRKTIKADFSLAGSLFVIEKAVYDQLPNNMQNEFRRIDPRGLSRSIRDHDPKEAIYIKSSYHRVVKRVV, via the coding sequence ATGAGGTCCACTCCGTCACCGATGAGCCGTGTGGGAGGCCTTAGAGTGATACCAAAGATGTTCGTGACATTGTTGATGCTCATAGCGGCGTCTGGATATGGGAGTCCGCAAACCTATGTCTGGGAAGCAGAGCAGCCAGCGAAGATGGTTTTGAAGGATCATGTTTGGCGTTATATTCATGGTGGTCGCGACATTGACATTAAGAAAATTGTGTCGGGAGAGCAGCCGGTATCCTTTGAACCCATACCCCACAACCATTACGTGGCACCTGATCAGCCCAATCAGGCTGCGGTTTTAAAAATTGAGATCTTAAACCCCACCGACACCATTCAGCTTCGAACGCTCATGGTTCAGGCAAATGGTTCCCAAACTTTAGAGATCTACACTCGGCCACCATCTGGAGATGTCCGGCAGTACTGGATGGGCCTTGCATCCACCAACATGAGTTTCTTCCCGAGAGCCCAGATCGTGCTCCAACCTGGCCTTAATACTGTGTTTATCAATAGTCCTGTTTTCAACTATCTTCCCCTTTGGATCGGAACAGATGTTCAAATGGATCGTCTGGTGGAGCGGCAGATATTTTTTATTTCAAGTCTGTTTGGTGCATCTCTAGTGATGACATTAGGAGCTGGTTTAGTTGTTTTATTGTTTCGTGATCCGCTCATGTTTTGGTACTGGATTTATGCGATGTCGACATCTTTGATGTTCTTTCTTCAGCCAAACATGCCAGTATTGTTTGATACGAACATATTTCGCATCTTCGATATGAACTATGCCCATGTTATGAATCTTTCGATCATCATTGAATTGATTGCGACTTTAAGTTTTATCTCTCAATACTTAACCCTAAAAACCTATAGCCCAAAAGTCCATAAGATGGCAACAGGCTACACTATTGTGATGTGCTTGATCGTAGCCACTGTTCCAGTTGGCTTTGATGTCTTTCGTTGGATTGTTATGTCCTACATTGTCTTTATCACAGGCCTATTCATCTATAGTATGTTTAAGGGTAATCCAAATGCAAAAAAAGGAGCTTTTTCTTGGGGATTTTATGTGATGGGGTTGGTCTTTATCACGGCTTTCCAGAGTGAAAACCTGCTGCTCGGGCTAAATCTTGGCTGGACTTGCTTTCTTGTCGAGATGGTGATGTTTGGTTTCTTAAGTCTCTATAAAATCTATCGCAAGACATTGGTCATGGACCAAGAAAAGCAACACAGTTTTTCGCAGCTCAAGAAGTTGGTTTACCCATCCCAGTTACTGCAAATGCGAAAGGGTAGCCTTCTGGAAGAAACCATGCCCATCGGCAAGGGCTGTGGAGCTGTTTTATGTCTCGATATTGAAAATAGTTCGAAGATAGATCACGAGAAGAATCATCTATTTTTTAAGGAATTTTTGCTTAAATCACAGCTACTGATGAGTGAGGGTATCGATTTTAAGGGGGAGCGTTGCCAAGGATTTAGAATCAAGGAAATGGGCGACGGTTTTCTATGTTCATTTGGTTTTCCTTTCGAAGTCTCTCAAAATGAGGCTGGTAAGGTAGCTTTAGAGTTTGCGTTGCACTTTGAACAGATTCTTAACGATTGCGCTGACAAGTACTTGAGTGTTGACGTTAGCTGTGGAATCGGAATTTCCCTAGGAGAGATTGGCGGCTTCTTTCCCAACGCGGGTATTCAGCAGTACGATCTTTACGGTAAGCCACTGATCAAAGCGACTCGCTTTCAAGCAATGCGGAAAACTATCAAAGCAGATTTTAGCTTAGCGGGAAGCCTGTTTGTAATTGAAAAGGCTGTTTACGATCAGCTTCCCAACAATATGCAGAACGAA
- a CDS encoding pyroglutamyl-peptidase I, whose translation MTQTSDQVLLTGFQPFANHKSNPSAEVAAHVAAENGYDFLVLPVGFKEAAQILLHQLEKNSYHTVIALGLAANRSSISLERIALNLIDARIPDEFGQQPIDEPLIAEAPLAIHTSLPIKKIHQHLEKERISSEVSYSAGTYVCNAVFFHLLHHRKTVNPSLKCGFIHIPLEELMPLEITKQAIKIATDTTISSESDTKGLSVGTIS comes from the coding sequence ATGACTCAAACTTCAGACCAAGTTCTCTTAACCGGCTTTCAACCATTTGCAAATCACAAATCAAACCCTTCGGCTGAAGTTGCAGCACATGTGGCCGCGGAGAATGGATATGACTTTCTCGTGCTTCCTGTAGGCTTTAAAGAAGCAGCCCAGATCTTGTTGCACCAGCTCGAAAAAAACAGCTACCACACAGTAATAGCACTCGGCTTAGCAGCCAACCGTTCTTCGATCTCCTTAGAAAGAATTGCACTCAACTTAATTGATGCCCGCATACCTGATGAGTTTGGCCAACAACCGATCGATGAGCCCCTTATTGCAGAAGCTCCCCTTGCAATTCATACTTCACTTCCCATCAAGAAGATCCATCAGCATCTAGAAAAAGAGAGGATCTCAAGTGAAGTCTCTTATTCAGCTGGTACCTATGTTTGTAACGCTGTGTTTTTTCATCTTCTCCACCATAGAAAAACAGTTAACCCTTCACTTAAATGCGGTTTTATCCACATTCCTCTCGAAGAGCTTATGCCTCTGGAGATCACCAAGCAGGCGATTAAAATAGCTACTGATACCACCATAAGCAGCGAATCCGATACCAAGGGCCTGAGCGTAGGAACTATTTCCTAA